The Methanocella sp. genome contains the following window.
GTCGTAAGCCTTAATCCCAAAAGCCTTTTCCAGCTCCTTCCTCGTGTTGACGGACCACGGCTCGGCACCGAAAAGCCCTATTTTTATGGGCAGCGTGCCGGGCTCGATGCCCATCTTTTTCGCGGTCTCCGCGATGTAGAGCGCGTAGGATGGCGTCGCATGGAAAGCGGTGACGCCGAAGTCCTGTATCATCTCGATCTGTTTCTGGGTACTGCCGGTACCGCTCGGGACGACAGTGCATCCCAGTCTCTCGGCACCGGCATGAATACCCAGGCCCCCTGTGAATAATCCGTAGTTGGCCGCATTCTGGAACACGTCTCCCGGCCGGACGCCGGCCATGTAGAAGCACCTGGCCATAAGTTCGGCCCAGATTTTGAGGTCCTTCTGCGTATAGCCGACGACGGTCGACTTGCCGCTTGTGCCCGACGACGCGTGGATGCGGTTTACCTTACTTCGAGGCACGGCGAACAGCCCGAACGGGTAATTGTCCCGCAGGTCCGTCTTCTTCGTGAATGGCAGCTTTCGTACGTCTTCGGCGGATCTTATATCGGATGGCTTGACCCCTGCCTCGTCGAACTTCTTTTTATAGAACGGCACGTTTTTGTAGACGCTATTGGCTGACTTTTTTAGCCTCTTCAATTGCAGCTCTTCTAGCTGTTTTCGATTCATCGTCTCGATCTTCGGCTGCCAGTACTCCATATCGCTTCCTCATAGAGATATATGCTACCATATAACACGGTTTGGGCATATAAAGGTATCGACTGAAGGAAGAGGCAAGCATTAGACGATTTTCCATATGTGCGTTTCCTGGGACAATTGGTAATTATTATTTCTTCTCCGTTTTTTTGTTGTTTGATCTTCTTTCCTTCGATGTATGCCTTGTTGGTATGGATTTCTCCATAAAGGCCAGTGGTTCCGTGTTTGTTTTATAATCGTTTGTCCTTTGTTTGTTTTCGTTCGCTGATTTGTTCGGTTTTTTTCAACACGAAAACACGAATTATTTTATACCCCACGTAAGGGGCACGAACCTCACTAAGGTACATGCTTTAGCGTTAAAACACTAAACAACCTCTCTAAGGCTCGAACATCCCTAGTAGAATGAAACACGAGGGAAAGCATAACTATTAAAGTCATGCCGTTCTCGTGTTTCAATCCTTTAGCGCTTGAGTGCCATTGGAGAGGTTGTTTCGTGTTTTAAGCGCCAGGCATGGGCCTTAGTGATTTTAGTGCCCTTACGTGGGATAAAATAGTCTTTCGTGCTTTCGTGTTGAAAAACCCACGGGCTGTACGAAAGTCGAAAATATGGCAAAGGACTTTACCTAAGGCGATGGCTTTTCATCCGAGATGTCGTAATGCCCCTGCCCGGGCTGTGAGTCACCGCTCTCGTCGATCTCCTGCGGCGGTAATTCTTCAATCGGATAATCCTCTACTTCCGGCTGCTTATCGGGCAGGTCGATGATGTTGAAGATGCCATGGGCTTCGGTCAGGTCAAAAACGGCCGCATAGTCGAGCATCGTCTGCCTCAATTCCTTGGACGCCGCTATATCCTGAAGCTGCACGACAGCGGCGTTGAGGCTATTGATATCCGAGTCCTCGCGATAGATGAGCACGAGCTCTTTGAGCGGCGCATAGGCGATCACGCGGTCGCCAAGGTTCAGCTTCATCGCGTCCAGCAGGCCCTTCACGAAGGCCGGATGTACCATGATGTCGCAGGCGTTGTTGCTTAAGGCGCCCAGGATGATGTCGTTTCCAAACTTGCCGGCGTGCGCCTCGACGTTTATGCGCAGGCTGTCCAGCTCCTGCTCGAAAGCGTCGTCCAGGTCCTTGCGCTCCGCGAGCCATTCTGCCAGGTCGGTCTTCCGGACGGGGTTCACGTGCTCGCCGCACGCCGTCGAGTAGACGACAATTGCGTTCTCCCGCTCCTCGTAGACCAGGTCAAAGGCGCCCGGCGTGGACTTCAGCCACGAGGACGGCTCTATGGACTTGAGGATGAACGCCTGGCGGCCGCATTTACATACCGGCTGGAACTTCTCGTTCTTGCTCAGCGAATCCTGCAACTCCGATACCAGGCTCCTCGCCCCGCCCTTCGGTATCTGGGCATATGGGTCAATCTTTTGTGACTCCCCCGTGCGGGGGTTGATGATTTCGAGCATGTCGCCGTCGAGGGCGAAATCGTATGCCGGCAGGTCCCGGCGTAATACCTTCAATAGCGACTCGGCAGAGTAAACACGGTTGACGGCGATATCCAGCTTCTCATCGATGGCCTCCTGCAGAGTCTTACCCCGGTAAGCGGCGGAGCGGATGATATCCTTAAATGAAAATGTGGCGGTAAAGGGCTTTTTCGTTATGCGGCAGGTGTCTTCCTTGATGGTATAGTCGATGTCCTCGCGCTTGAGCGTGCTCTCGACCAGCTTTTTGACCATCTGGGAGTCGATGACGGCCGAGGCGTCGATGCGTCCCCCGCGAATGTCTTCCACGAACTCGGGCATCCATTCCTTGAAGGAGTCCTTAAACTGCTCTTTCTCGTTATCTATCTCGATTAGCTTAATGACCACGGCACTGCTGCCCGGCCAGCTCGGGCCGACGATTTCCCTGGTCGAGACGTTAGCGTGGGGAGTATCGCCAGGTAAGGCCGCGATGACGTAGCCCTTCTCGATGTTGTAGACCTGGATGCTCTTTGTTTCTTTTACCGTGCTGAGCATGCGCTTCCAGGTCTCCCGGACGCTGAACACGTGGCCAAAAGCGTCGTACATGTAGCGGAAGTCAATGATGTTTTGCAGGGCCTCACGCGTGCCGTGCATGTCCATCCGGTAGAAGGCGACGAACTCGCTGTCCGCCGTGACCTCGGCCTCGAGGTCCAGGCCCACGTCGGGGAAAAAGTGGCTGTACTGGGCGATCACGATATTCTTATAGTTCAATTTGTTGCCGCAGACGCAGGTATGTGTCTCAAAACGGTATCCTGAGACGGTGTGCAGGAAGCTGTCCAGGCTAAGCGTGTGGAAGAACAGCGGCTTCATGACCGTGTTATTATGCGAGCAGCGGGGGCAGAAGAAAGTGATGATAGCCCCGTCGTTGTGTTTTTTTTCATTGATGGCATATAGCCTGGCTTCGACTAGCTTTTCGACATATTTAGGGTGGAGACTATCCTTCCCCTGTTCCGGCACCGTCATAATGAACAAGGTTTATAACGTAATCCTATACTATAATCTTTTTTCTCCATACCCCGTGAAAAAGCTGTTTTAATCTTTTAGTACTTATTTAAGTTGCTAAAATCTGAATGAACGATTTTTATGTAAAAGATGTTTCGCTGAATAACTCTCGAATTTTAAGCTTCGTAAGTTACGAAGGACACTATTTCTCACCACGAAGGCACGATGGCACAATGTTTCACAAAGTTTCTTTTAAATGTAAGGTACAAAGGACCCAAAGCACGGTTCATTAGCGATTAAGGCTCAAAGGATACAATGGCACATAGGAATGAACATATGAGCACTTTTTATCATATCGCCTTTGGAACCTTTGTGCCTCAAACCCTAAAAAGCGGGCTTTGTATCTTCGTGCTCTTACACTTAAAAAAAGACATTGTGGGCCATTGTGCCATGGTGCATTCGTGGTGAGAAATAGTGTCCTTCGTAAACTCCGTGAACTTAAATCGACAAATTCTGCACAGTATGTAAAAGATAAAAATTGGCCCGAAATATTTATTCTATAAGGACCAGCGAATAGCGGTTCATCTGGCAGGACGTGTCCTTCAGCACCTCGATGAAGAACCCGTTGTTCCGCGCAGTGCTGAAGACGTCGATGCCGCAGCTTTCCATCGACGGCCGGGCCTTCTCGGGATGCCGGCAAACGTTCAGTGAGCACTCGCCGCAGAGATTACAAGGTCCGCAGCCCAGGGCGAATGCCTTGTGGTAGCCGTCCAGGAATATATCTCTCTCAAGGGTCGCCGCGATATCTGTCATGTCCTTTCTATGCTCGAAATCGCTTTTAACGTGTAACAGGAGCGCATTCTGATAGCTGTCCAGCAATTCCCTAGTTTCCTTATAATTCGGCGTGTTCGGCGGGCAGCAGAGGCTGCTGTTATAGCCGTCGCAGCCGTAGCGGCACTTCCAGCGGACCCAGGCCGAGGTAACGACGCTGTCCGGCTTGATGATCTTCGCATCGGTGGCGCCGAGCTTAAGCGCTTTTTTGATGTACTTATCGTATTTCTTCATGATGGCACGACCATTAAGAGCTTCATTGTTGCCCTGTCGTATTGCAATTATCGCAATTCTCGTGATGGTCTTTTGAATTCTGTTTTATATATCGAATTAATCCAAACTTGTCTGCCATTCCCAGGGTTAACATGCTCAACGATCCGAGCAGGCACATGGGGCATGGGCAGAGCGTGATGCCGAAGATGCTCCAGGCAACGCCTACTGCCAGGGGCGTATTGCCTTTATGGGTAATGTCATGTAACCTATACTTGGTAATCTGCATGGAAAATCTACTCTATTATTACAAAGCTTGTTCTTATAAATGTGATTGTAACTGGATTTATTAGGTGCATGGTCATTAATCGCTTTTATTATGTTATAATTATATATAATTGAATTTTATATTTTTCTTCGAGGTTATTAATTTGCCAACA
Protein-coding sequences here:
- a CDS encoding phenylacetate--CoA ligase, producing MEYWQPKIETMNRKQLEELQLKRLKKSANSVYKNVPFYKKKFDEAGVKPSDIRSAEDVRKLPFTKKTDLRDNYPFGLFAVPRSKVNRIHASSGTSGKSTVVGYTQKDLKIWAELMARCFYMAGVRPGDVFQNAANYGLFTGGLGIHAGAERLGCTVVPSGTGSTQKQIEMIQDFGVTAFHATPSYALYIAETAKKMGIEPGTLPIKIGLFGAEPWSVNTRKELEKAFGIKAYDSYGLSEMMGPGVAFECKEQDGLHVWEDAFILEVLDKRGEPCDPEEKGELTLTTLCKEAMPLIRYRTGDITKLMDGECECGRTARKITKFYGRADDMLIIRGLNVFPSQIEHVLMDMPEVGEYFQVVLERVNHLDEMTVKVEMSDRAFSGELGDLKKVTGIVTKKLKEQLNLRTNVVLVDKGSLPRVEGKSKKVIDLRTSI
- a CDS encoding DUF2284 domain-containing protein, translating into MKKYDKYIKKALKLGATDAKIIKPDSVVTSAWVRWKCRYGCDGYNSSLCCPPNTPNYKETRELLDSYQNALLLHVKSDFEHRKDMTDIAATLERDIFLDGYHKAFALGCGPCNLCGECSLNVCRHPEKARPSMESCGIDVFSTARNNGFFIEVLKDTSCQMNRYSLVLIE